The following coding sequences lie in one Candidatus Nitrospira allomarina genomic window:
- a CDS encoding biopolymer transporter ExbD yields MTSGSKPRQFLSEINVIPLVDVVLVLLVIFMVTAPMLHRGLDINLPTTTANNIKAEERLIVTIQRDHTLSLGNDTISLVNLRAKLQEAKTLNPLISVYLRADQTVPYGTVVQVMDEVKGAKIERLGMITGPKTETLIEDETIGISR; encoded by the coding sequence ATGACTAGTGGATCAAAGCCTCGGCAATTTCTCTCTGAAATTAATGTCATTCCTCTCGTCGATGTCGTCCTAGTTCTTTTGGTAATTTTCATGGTTACCGCCCCGATGCTGCATCGGGGTTTAGACATTAACCTCCCGACAACAACTGCCAACAATATCAAAGCCGAAGAACGATTGATTGTGACAATTCAGCGAGATCACACGCTATCCCTCGGCAACGACACGATTAGTTTGGTCAACTTACGAGCCAAGCTTCAAGAAGCCAAAACCTTAAATCCATTGATTTCAGTGTATCTTCGTGCGGACCAGACGGTTCCATATGGAACTGTTGTACAGGTCATGGATGAGGTAAAAGGGGCCAAAATTGAACGTCTCGGAATGATTACCGGCCCGAAGACTGAAACACTAATCGAGGATGAGACCATCGGGATTTCCCGCTAA
- a CDS encoding energy transducer TonB, with protein sequence MMALFLRFQSTVEEPLRAIDVTLISIPETQAPAPSQKKSSPPPPSQHKSQPTKKIEPTKTQPIAPPLPPLPVPKASERLSEFMEGAVGSIVMPHKQEMTSPTPPPPINEQPPSNDQLPLFENLRMPPSAPQISRPERLHPSQPLVIPKPAPTPAPSSKEAAPPTTVPPEPQGSESQPQVSKIEPTVKLAPVLPELSSVTPFRTSKKEIKPNDASPINNLEESLKRTIPTVPIPAQTPKIKKQHKAITPKQEKPFVPEVSPPQLAQISPSTPLEKVPQREKMSDMMKQLLEEARVPNLQSSPPTPSSQQPLPSSSTSTEPVQSEIDQQIAKLSIPNVTPVESIKERLQRLEVQPNSKPGQSSSPASPGKNKYLAMVEDRIDHEWRALPLVTNPPVVVLKFRISRFGEISHIHIDESSGNGNYDSAAKRAVSAVNPLPPFPPDISEPFFEVRFRFIKKD encoded by the coding sequence ATGATGGCCCTGTTCCTACGCTTTCAATCGACAGTTGAGGAACCTCTTCGAGCCATCGATGTCACTCTTATTTCTATACCCGAAACCCAAGCTCCGGCTCCAAGCCAAAAAAAATCTTCTCCCCCACCGCCATCCCAACATAAATCCCAACCAACAAAAAAAATAGAACCAACAAAAACGCAACCCATAGCCCCCCCCCTTCCTCCTTTACCCGTGCCAAAAGCCTCCGAGCGATTATCGGAATTCATGGAGGGGGCTGTTGGCTCAATCGTGATGCCTCACAAACAAGAAATGACTTCACCGACACCCCCGCCCCCTATAAACGAACAACCTCCCTCGAATGACCAGTTACCGTTGTTTGAAAACCTTCGAATGCCTCCTAGTGCTCCGCAAATTTCACGCCCGGAACGCTTACATCCCTCACAACCCTTAGTCATTCCCAAACCTGCTCCAACTCCAGCACCATCTTCTAAAGAGGCTGCGCCCCCCACAACGGTTCCTCCCGAGCCTCAAGGTTCGGAATCACAACCTCAGGTTTCTAAAATTGAACCAACTGTCAAGCTAGCTCCTGTGCTACCGGAATTGAGTTCGGTGACCCCATTCAGGACATCCAAAAAAGAAATAAAACCCAACGACGCTTCTCCAATAAACAATCTTGAGGAATCTCTCAAACGAACCATTCCAACAGTTCCGATACCTGCGCAAACTCCAAAAATAAAAAAACAGCACAAAGCCATTACACCAAAACAGGAAAAGCCTTTCGTCCCTGAAGTCTCTCCTCCTCAATTAGCCCAAATCTCTCCCTCCACACCACTGGAAAAAGTTCCCCAACGTGAGAAAATGTCAGATATGATGAAGCAATTACTGGAAGAGGCTAGAGTTCCAAATTTACAATCGTCTCCACCCACACCATCCTCTCAACAACCATTGCCCTCCTCTTCCACATCAACCGAGCCGGTCCAGTCTGAAATTGATCAACAAATTGCAAAATTATCTATTCCCAATGTCACGCCCGTCGAATCGATTAAGGAACGACTCCAACGGCTCGAGGTGCAGCCCAACTCAAAACCAGGCCAGTCGTCGTCTCCGGCTTCTCCTGGAAAAAACAAATATTTGGCAATGGTCGAGGACAGAATTGACCACGAGTGGAGAGCCCTTCCACTGGTCACAAACCCTCCGGTCGTGGTCCTCAAATTCCGCATTTCCCGATTTGGAGAAATTTCTCATATTCACATTGATGAAAGTTCAGGAAACGGGAACTACGACTCCGCAGCCAAACGGGCGGTATCTGCCGTGAACCCATTACCACCTTTTCCACCAGACATTTCCGAACCATTCTTCGAAGTACGATTTCGATTCATCAAAAAAGATTAG
- a CDS encoding DUF5050 domain-containing protein, with amino-acid sequence MKKALNPLYAILALLAFSVISVSPAFLHGEEADLKATRSEFQKIPIWVMGFSPVQHDTGLSADLESQVASVLKADLKRSQIFSIAELPPAKGDFSDNKCMSLSSNLAPHFQKVTVSTWGRIGVGGTSSGVQGLILDACAFDPGQQDVLTGKRYFSLKTTETLTRLMAHRWADELVYRYTGEQGIARTKIAFVGQKENGRELFVMDYDGYNPQQVTADGYLNLMPTWAPDRKSLIYTAYRDRKQLIIKRELATGREEVLVSPASLNITATFAPNGKSIAYSAAQDGNSDIYEIELDSRSVKQLTSHNSADLSPSWSPDGRHLAFTSDRGGRPQIYIMDADGLNARRLTYDGDYNAAPAWSPKGDWIVYVCRIPNEGFKLCRISPNGEQRKQITNGQSIDDSPSWAPNGRHIVFSSIRRGESQLYIITSEGAGLEKISLAGEHLSSPSWSPFQP; translated from the coding sequence ATGAAGAAAGCACTCAACCCTTTGTATGCCATTTTGGCTCTTCTCGCCTTTTCTGTTATTTCCGTCTCACCGGCCTTTCTTCATGGGGAGGAAGCAGATCTCAAAGCCACACGTTCAGAGTTTCAAAAAATCCCGATTTGGGTAATGGGGTTCTCGCCCGTCCAACATGATACGGGGCTTTCAGCAGACCTCGAGTCCCAAGTCGCATCGGTTCTAAAGGCCGATCTCAAACGCTCACAAATATTTTCGATTGCTGAATTACCTCCTGCCAAAGGTGATTTTTCTGACAATAAATGCATGAGTCTTTCTTCAAACCTGGCTCCGCACTTTCAAAAGGTGACAGTCTCTACCTGGGGGAGAATAGGAGTAGGAGGGACCTCAAGCGGAGTTCAGGGACTCATCCTTGATGCCTGCGCATTTGATCCCGGACAACAGGATGTGCTGACCGGGAAACGGTACTTTTCCCTTAAAACGACAGAAACCCTCACTCGCTTAATGGCTCACCGGTGGGCGGACGAATTGGTTTATCGGTATACCGGCGAGCAGGGCATTGCCAGAACAAAAATCGCATTTGTGGGTCAAAAGGAGAATGGACGTGAGCTTTTCGTCATGGATTACGATGGATATAATCCACAACAGGTTACCGCTGATGGGTATTTAAACCTCATGCCTACCTGGGCCCCGGACCGGAAATCCCTTATTTACACTGCATATCGGGACCGGAAACAACTGATTATAAAAAGGGAGCTGGCTACCGGCCGGGAGGAAGTTTTGGTCTCGCCAGCCAGTCTGAACATTACCGCCACCTTTGCTCCTAATGGGAAATCTATCGCCTATTCCGCGGCCCAAGATGGCAACTCGGACATTTATGAGATAGAATTGGACAGTAGAAGCGTGAAGCAGTTAACCTCCCATAATAGCGCAGATTTGTCCCCGTCATGGTCTCCCGACGGGCGACATCTGGCCTTCACCTCAGACCGGGGAGGCCGCCCCCAAATTTACATCATGGATGCCGATGGCTTGAACGCCCGTCGATTAACCTATGATGGAGACTATAACGCGGCGCCAGCTTGGTCTCCAAAAGGAGATTGGATCGTTTATGTGTGTCGGATACCAAACGAGGGATTTAAATTATGCCGCATCAGTCCGAATGGGGAACAGCGGAAACAAATCACCAACGGGCAAAGTATTGATGACTCGCCTTCTTGGGCTCCAAATGGACGCCATATCGTTTTTAGTTCGATTCGAAGAGGAGAGAGTCAATTATATATTATCACTAGCGAGGGGGCAGGCTTGGAGAAAATTTCCTTGGCAGGAGAACATCTCAGCTCTCCCTCCTGGTCGCCGTTTCAACCATAA
- a CDS encoding OmpA family protein, which produces MRPAIHMISLLGILSLSLISLSGCGEKRIHVSTASGSPGEETGESASGTDTAGLTGTSIDESPLPGQGPSTDEIRAEAVQLPAPVEPPAPVEPSNFGYDPNHMDESFKQNLQAGVPSGKDSEIESGASASTPFNEGNDISTQSSSSSMNGSPHDQTETSPFTSQTEFQNDLSNLPKDTEPIPETFQVAKAEPSEIIREQLDKIQEEELATVSAGLEDVFFHFDSWSLTAEAKDSLERDMAWLTNDPSSQLIIEGHADQRGTQAYNMVLGKKRAMAVRDFLSQLGVDPSRLTVISYGKDKPFCQDTTEVCYQLNRRGHLLVQN; this is translated from the coding sequence ATGCGCCCAGCCATTCATATGATTTCACTACTTGGCATTCTCAGTCTTTCACTCATCAGTTTGTCGGGATGTGGAGAAAAACGGATCCACGTCTCGACCGCTTCCGGCTCCCCAGGCGAAGAAACCGGGGAATCAGCATCAGGCACTGATACGGCAGGGTTAACCGGGACCTCAATTGATGAATCCCCCCTGCCAGGGCAAGGCCCTTCCACCGATGAAATTCGGGCCGAGGCGGTTCAACTACCCGCTCCGGTTGAACCGCCCGCTCCCGTTGAACCTTCCAATTTTGGCTACGACCCCAACCACATGGATGAATCGTTCAAACAGAATCTCCAAGCTGGGGTTCCTTCTGGGAAAGACTCCGAAATTGAAAGCGGTGCCAGCGCATCGACGCCGTTCAACGAGGGAAATGACATCTCAACTCAATCCAGTTCTTCAAGTATGAACGGCTCACCTCACGATCAAACAGAGACGTCCCCATTTACCTCCCAGACAGAATTCCAAAATGATCTTTCAAATTTGCCAAAGGACACAGAACCAATTCCCGAAACGTTTCAGGTAGCAAAAGCTGAGCCGTCAGAAATCATTCGAGAGCAGTTGGATAAAATTCAAGAGGAAGAATTGGCCACAGTATCTGCTGGCTTAGAGGATGTATTTTTTCATTTTGACAGTTGGTCTCTTACCGCAGAAGCCAAGGATTCCCTCGAACGAGACATGGCATGGCTCACCAACGATCCCTCCTCCCAGTTAATAATTGAAGGACATGCCGACCAGCGCGGAACGCAGGCCTATAACATGGTGCTCGGGAAAAAACGAGCCATGGCTGTTCGGGATTTCCTTTCTCAATTGGGGGTCGATCCTTCGCGATTGACCGTCATTTCTTATGGCAAAGACAAGCCCTTTTGCCAGGACACTACAGAAGTGTGCTACCAATTGAACCGACGGGGACATTTGCTTGTTCAAAATTAG
- the ybgF gene encoding tol-pal system protein YbgF: MTPKFSNMAIFIGLALTGGWGCATEPNLTDIQKQVQTLIIQQEASHKQEQQILDRMETVESQLDEHDFLVGELIKTEEEASLDTRHLLEKLERTSTLLREQIEQTRSTTQRRDQDLSIRVKALESRIDNVIHQPRSVSESPEVTTPNPTGPSSDPKVTQTGIPASPSSSKESAGAENEASAFRSAYKVYLNGNYDRASVEFQRFVTNYPSTTLTPQAYYYLGESFYVQKQYDPAKQALEQVISRYPSSKYRSHALYKLGQIMLEIDQRSKAQELWNSIIQDYPDSPESTQAKEQLKKSGLS; encoded by the coding sequence ATGACTCCCAAATTTTCCAATATGGCCATCTTTATTGGGTTAGCCCTCACAGGGGGGTGGGGTTGCGCAACGGAACCCAACCTAACTGACATCCAAAAACAAGTCCAAACCCTCATCATCCAACAGGAAGCATCCCACAAACAGGAACAACAAATTCTCGACCGGATGGAGACGGTTGAATCGCAATTGGACGAACATGATTTCTTAGTGGGTGAACTCATTAAAACAGAAGAAGAAGCCAGCCTGGATACTCGACACCTTCTGGAAAAGCTCGAACGGACTAGTACTCTGCTTCGAGAACAAATCGAACAAACCCGCTCCACCACCCAACGCCGTGATCAGGACCTGTCCATTCGGGTAAAGGCTCTGGAAAGCCGAATAGACAATGTGATTCATCAACCTCGATCTGTGTCAGAATCCCCTGAAGTCACGACTCCTAACCCCACAGGCCCTTCTTCCGACCCGAAAGTAACCCAGACAGGAATCCCCGCATCACCTAGCTCCTCTAAAGAAAGCGCGGGAGCGGAAAACGAGGCATCGGCCTTCCGGTCAGCCTATAAAGTTTACCTTAACGGAAATTATGACCGGGCCTCGGTGGAATTCCAACGATTTGTCACAAATTATCCTTCAACGACCTTAACCCCTCAGGCCTACTACTATCTTGGGGAATCGTTCTACGTGCAAAAACAGTATGACCCTGCCAAGCAAGCCCTAGAGCAAGTCATCAGCCGCTATCCAAGCAGCAAATATCGGAGTCACGCTTTGTACAAGCTCGGACAGATTATGCTTGAAATCGATCAACGATCAAAAGCTCAGGAACTGTGGAACTCCATCATCCAAGATTACCCAGATTCACCAGAATCCACCCAAGCGAAGGAACAATTAAAAAAATCTGGGCTGTCCTGA
- the mutL gene encoding DNA mismatch repair endonuclease MutL, protein MLSTVTGKVQILPDSVSCRIAAGEVVERPASVVKELVDNSLDAGSTLITVEVEEGGRRVIRVIDNGTGMTRMDAQLAYQRFATSKLRSEDDLLTLMTMGFRGEALPSIASISRFCLKTVPRESTLGTQTQSTGGVTWEVQDYTGPQGTQVEVRDLFFNTPGRLKFLKTVPTEFSKICYVVQQAAAVHPEIHFRLRHQNHKVLEYPAVSSLQDRLLQIYGPDFLERFLPVTYNAGSFQLTGYTVSPHHARGSRAPQEIFVNGRPIKNSTISHAVVEAYGSFLPKGKHPQFTIFIHLDPQSIDINVHPTKREIRFSHPEFIHTGVLRGIKALFFTQPSSDIPSDEHKKKTGPVPHSARPPSGSLTVAPAPFQHASVIPGDSTNRHPALSLFVQEPPAIYTDTEQPYEVYPLGQIHHTYLLGQIDQNLFIVDQHTAHERVRFERLLRSWKKKEVLQQPLLIPEPVELLPHQGELLEEWLPLLAQAGLEVERFGTTSYVVRAIPAILGNISVGPLVLELLDELSEWQSTDSLDNTIKPILATMACQSAVQAGRPMTQPEITILLQDWAQENFPMTCPHGRRVAVRHSLEELHTLFARPLK, encoded by the coding sequence ATGCTTTCGACCGTAACTGGAAAAGTTCAAATCCTTCCAGACAGCGTGTCATGTCGTATTGCCGCAGGAGAAGTGGTTGAACGACCAGCCTCCGTGGTAAAGGAACTGGTCGATAACAGCCTGGATGCTGGCAGCACGTTGATCACCGTGGAGGTCGAAGAGGGTGGCCGCCGGGTCATTCGCGTCATCGATAATGGGACGGGCATGACGCGAATGGATGCCCAACTGGCCTATCAACGTTTTGCAACCAGCAAACTACGATCCGAAGACGATCTCTTGACACTCATGACGATGGGATTCCGAGGGGAAGCTCTTCCCAGTATTGCTTCCATTTCTCGTTTTTGCTTGAAGACCGTTCCTCGCGAGAGCACGCTTGGCACCCAAACACAGTCCACGGGAGGTGTGACATGGGAGGTTCAAGACTATACCGGACCTCAAGGCACTCAAGTGGAGGTGCGTGATCTCTTTTTTAATACTCCAGGACGGCTGAAATTTCTCAAGACCGTTCCCACTGAATTTTCTAAAATCTGTTATGTCGTCCAACAGGCGGCAGCCGTGCATCCAGAGATCCACTTCCGATTACGCCACCAGAACCATAAGGTGCTGGAGTACCCTGCCGTGTCCTCGCTGCAAGATCGATTATTACAGATCTACGGACCAGACTTCCTTGAGCGCTTTCTTCCCGTCACCTATAACGCCGGTTCATTTCAACTCACGGGGTATACGGTCAGTCCTCACCATGCACGAGGGTCTCGTGCGCCACAGGAAATTTTTGTCAATGGACGCCCTATAAAGAATTCGACCATATCCCATGCGGTGGTTGAAGCCTACGGATCTTTTTTACCAAAAGGGAAACATCCACAATTTACTATATTTATCCATCTTGACCCCCAGTCCATCGATATCAATGTCCACCCGACGAAACGGGAGATTCGCTTCTCTCATCCGGAATTCATTCATACGGGCGTTCTTCGTGGCATCAAAGCTCTTTTTTTCACGCAACCCTCATCCGATATCCCATCCGATGAACACAAGAAAAAGACTGGCCCAGTTCCTCATTCTGCCAGGCCACCATCTGGGTCACTCACCGTCGCCCCGGCTCCATTCCAGCATGCTTCTGTAATCCCTGGAGACAGCACCAATCGACATCCCGCTCTTTCTCTATTTGTCCAGGAGCCGCCTGCTATCTATACGGACACGGAGCAGCCCTACGAGGTATATCCTCTTGGGCAGATTCATCACACGTATCTTCTCGGACAAATCGATCAAAACCTATTCATTGTCGATCAACACACGGCCCATGAACGGGTTCGTTTTGAGAGACTGCTTCGGTCATGGAAGAAAAAAGAAGTTCTTCAACAACCCTTACTCATTCCTGAGCCGGTTGAACTCCTTCCACACCAGGGAGAATTATTGGAAGAATGGCTGCCCCTCCTGGCTCAAGCGGGATTGGAGGTGGAACGATTTGGTACCACATCGTATGTTGTGCGAGCCATTCCAGCCATATTAGGAAATATATCCGTTGGTCCCTTGGTCCTGGAATTATTGGATGAACTCTCTGAATGGCAATCAACAGATTCGCTGGACAACACGATTAAACCCATTCTGGCTACCATGGCCTGTCAAAGTGCCGTTCAAGCCGGACGACCCATGACGCAACCTGAAATCACCATCCTTTTACAGGACTGGGCACAGGAAAATTTTCCCATGACTTGTCCTCACGGAAGGAGAGTGGCTGTTCGACATTCCTTGGAAGAATTGCACACCCTATTTGCCCGTCCATTAAAATAA
- the miaA gene encoding tRNA (adenosine(37)-N6)-dimethylallyltransferase MiaA, producing the protein MKQADIISAWKPVVAIAGPTAIGKSRIGIEVAKMLNTEILTADSRQVYRGMDIGTDKPSIAEQRNIPHRLIDLVDPDQSFNAGDFRRHAIQDIARLHRLGLLPLVIGGTGFYIRALLRGLCPGPPANWLIRSELAQEAKMQGPAFLYEKLQQVDPELAQRLHPNDQPKVQRALEVYRILGTPLSVIQQQHRFDEAPYPFLLIGLTMKRQTLYQRIETRVDWEIQKGLVEETQSLMSQGFTRELGSMKGLGYRQFSGFLAGDYSYEEAVRLLKRDTRHFAKRQMTWFQKESEIQWMTVEESDIPDRAAAKIVDHINQFLSTFVNLPFPAKERSHFNSTQSSG; encoded by the coding sequence ATGAAACAAGCCGACATCATCTCAGCATGGAAACCCGTCGTCGCCATTGCGGGACCCACCGCAATCGGAAAAAGCCGTATCGGGATTGAAGTCGCTAAAATGCTCAACACGGAAATTTTAACCGCAGACTCCCGACAGGTTTATCGTGGGATGGACATCGGCACCGACAAACCCTCAATAGCCGAGCAACGGAATATCCCGCATCGCTTAATCGATCTCGTCGATCCAGACCAATCCTTTAACGCCGGTGACTTCAGGCGTCACGCCATCCAAGACATTGCCCGCCTGCATCGCCTGGGTCTCCTGCCTCTTGTCATCGGAGGTACGGGGTTCTATATCCGAGCCCTTTTACGAGGTCTTTGCCCTGGCCCACCGGCTAATTGGCTGATTCGGAGTGAATTAGCCCAAGAAGCCAAAATGCAAGGACCCGCTTTTCTTTATGAAAAGCTTCAACAAGTGGATCCCGAACTCGCACAACGGCTACATCCCAATGACCAGCCCAAGGTCCAGCGCGCACTTGAAGTGTATCGCATTCTTGGCACGCCCCTATCAGTCATCCAGCAACAACACCGATTTGACGAAGCGCCATATCCCTTTTTATTGATTGGGCTCACCATGAAACGCCAGACCCTCTATCAACGAATAGAAACCCGCGTCGATTGGGAAATTCAAAAAGGGCTTGTGGAAGAAACGCAATCCCTCATGAGTCAAGGATTTACTCGAGAACTCGGTTCCATGAAAGGGCTGGGCTATCGACAATTTTCAGGATTTTTAGCGGGGGATTATTCTTATGAAGAGGCTGTGCGATTATTAAAACGCGATACCCGTCACTTCGCCAAACGACAAATGACCTGGTTCCAGAAGGAATCCGAGATCCAGTGGATGACAGTGGAAGAGTCAGACATCCCTGATCGAGCGGCCGCCAAAATCGTGGACCATATCAATCAGTTTCTCTCAACCTTCGTAAATTTACCATTTCCTGCAAAAGAAAGGTCCCATTTCAATTCCACTCAATCGTCGGGTTAA
- the mtnP gene encoding S-methyl-5'-thioadenosine phosphorylase: MTENEEAKTKRPSLRTQKAQIGIIGGSGLYEMEGFTNLKEVRMATPFGKPSDAIIVGTLHGMRVAFLARHGRGHRTLPSAINYRANIHALKALGVTRIFSISAVGSMKESIRPGDFVLPDQFIDRTTQRANTFFDQGIVAHVAFADPLCGTLSSVLEKASLGAPVRVHRPGTYLCIEGPQFSSRAESFLYRQWGVDVIGMTNIPEAKLAREAEICYATLALVTDYDCWHETEDAVSVGAILSIMHQNVETAKIVLRHALELAKDLGPCSCQTALEHAVITPLNRISPALRKRYQLLLRRHLLSTTLHSKKRA, translated from the coding sequence ATGACGGAGAATGAGGAAGCGAAGACTAAACGGCCCTCTTTACGCACCCAAAAGGCCCAAATCGGGATTATCGGAGGCAGTGGACTCTATGAAATGGAGGGGTTTACCAACCTCAAAGAGGTCAGGATGGCCACCCCGTTTGGAAAGCCCTCGGACGCCATTATTGTGGGAACCTTGCATGGCATGCGAGTCGCCTTTTTGGCTCGTCACGGACGAGGACACCGCACGCTACCTTCCGCCATAAATTATCGCGCAAATATTCATGCCCTCAAAGCCCTGGGTGTGACGCGGATATTTTCCATCAGTGCGGTGGGAAGCATGAAGGAATCCATTCGACCGGGGGATTTTGTCCTGCCTGATCAATTCATTGACCGAACCACTCAACGTGCCAATACGTTTTTCGACCAGGGGATTGTCGCGCATGTGGCTTTTGCAGATCCCCTGTGTGGGACCTTATCGAGTGTGTTAGAAAAAGCTAGTCTGGGAGCCCCCGTCAGGGTGCACCGTCCGGGAACATACCTCTGCATAGAAGGCCCACAATTCTCCAGTCGAGCAGAATCGTTTCTCTACCGACAATGGGGCGTTGATGTCATCGGGATGACAAATATTCCTGAAGCCAAATTGGCTCGTGAAGCCGAAATTTGCTATGCCACACTTGCGCTGGTCACGGATTATGATTGCTGGCACGAGACGGAAGATGCGGTTTCCGTTGGGGCCATCCTATCTATCATGCATCAAAATGTCGAAACCGCTAAAATCGTTCTGCGGCACGCGCTAGAACTTGCAAAAGACCTCGGGCCTTGCTCCTGTCAGACCGCATTGGAACACGCCGTCATCACCCCGCTCAATCGCATCAGTCCGGCCTTGCGAAAGCGGTATCAGCTTCTGTTACGGCGTCATTTATTATCGACCACCCTACACTCCAAAAAAAGGGCCTAA
- a CDS encoding PfkB family carbohydrate kinase, which yields MGNLLVVGSVAFDSVRTPFGEASNVLGGSATYFSTSASFFTDVNLIAVVGEDFPKEHLDFLHSRGINLDGLEHRPGKTFRWRGEYSYQLNEAQTLETHLNVLETFRPKIPDSYTTPSALFLGNIDPELQLDVLNQVKRPSIVACDTMNFWIEGKREALWKVLEHIDILVINDGEARALGSDANLVQVAKRILSRGPKTLIIKRGEYGVLMFHQQEIFGAPAYPLEAVKDPTGAGDTFAGGFMGYLSATENYSQAGLRQAIIFGSVMASFNVEEFSLDRLRHLTREEIDQRFTSFKHLTHFEDLS from the coding sequence ATGGGTAATTTATTAGTCGTTGGATCCGTTGCCTTTGATTCTGTACGAACGCCGTTTGGGGAAGCCTCGAATGTGCTGGGAGGATCCGCCACGTATTTTTCAACCTCAGCCAGTTTTTTTACAGATGTGAATCTCATTGCGGTCGTTGGTGAAGACTTTCCAAAAGAACATCTCGATTTCCTGCACAGTCGCGGCATCAATCTGGACGGATTAGAGCACCGACCTGGAAAAACTTTTCGCTGGCGAGGAGAATATTCCTATCAACTCAACGAAGCTCAAACCCTGGAAACCCATCTCAATGTTCTCGAAACGTTTCGACCGAAAATTCCCGACAGCTACACCACGCCATCCGCCCTGTTTCTGGGCAACATCGATCCGGAATTACAACTGGATGTCCTGAATCAAGTGAAGCGGCCCTCTATCGTGGCCTGCGATACCATGAATTTTTGGATTGAGGGGAAAAGGGAAGCATTATGGAAAGTCCTTGAACATATCGATATCCTCGTCATTAATGACGGAGAGGCCCGTGCATTGGGCAGTGATGCAAATCTCGTACAAGTGGCGAAACGGATCTTATCGCGCGGCCCCAAAACCCTGATTATTAAACGGGGAGAATATGGGGTCTTGATGTTTCATCAGCAGGAAATTTTCGGGGCTCCAGCCTATCCGCTGGAAGCGGTAAAAGATCCAACCGGCGCAGGCGACACTTTTGCCGGCGGCTTTATGGGGTACCTTTCTGCTACGGAAAATTACTCCCAAGCTGGGCTTCGACAGGCCATCATTTTTGGAAGTGTCATGGCGTCCTTCAATGTGGAGGAATTCAGCCTGGACCGACTCAGGCATTTAACCCGCGAAGAAATTGACCAACGATTTACATCGTTCAAACATCTGACTCATTTTGAGGATTTGTCATAG
- a CDS encoding RodZ domain-containing protein: protein MNTGKAFPIQDNAMETLGGLFRQTRERQRLSLEQIASRTRIQQHHLQALEEENFASLPAKVFVKGFVRSYARALGLDEENAIQLFLTSSSNFYDRTQEEEQHVQVTLQAAHRKRFNWNFVVILFLALGGILFYLLPEQQEPLPPASESVTPLPINEIQKEVVDEPAPPIEEFPASVTSEIPVDTELPLTSPPPSGITPSPLPPEPRPISPPVPVSPVPEKTTGTDGTLVLEIEATQLTWVVVQSDDQAPHEALLQPGQKSTWKANTQYMLTLGNAAGVVIRLNGEPQGPFGKPGQVVRDIRLKP from the coding sequence ATGAATACCGGAAAGGCCTTTCCCATTCAGGATAACGCCATGGAAACTCTTGGGGGATTATTCCGACAGACCCGGGAACGACAACGTTTATCGTTGGAGCAGATCGCTTCCAGAACTCGCATTCAACAGCACCACCTTCAAGCACTTGAAGAAGAGAATTTTGCAAGCCTGCCGGCTAAAGTGTTCGTCAAAGGATTCGTTCGGTCATATGCACGTGCGTTGGGACTGGATGAAGAAAATGCTATTCAGCTTTTCCTAACCTCCTCTAGCAATTTCTATGACCGCACCCAAGAAGAGGAACAACACGTTCAAGTCACTTTACAAGCAGCTCATCGAAAACGTTTCAATTGGAATTTTGTTGTCATACTTTTTCTCGCCCTCGGTGGAATCCTCTTTTATCTGCTACCCGAACAGCAGGAACCCCTTCCACCCGCCTCTGAATCCGTAACCCCTTTACCTATCAATGAGATCCAGAAGGAAGTCGTAGATGAGCCCGCACCCCCCATTGAAGAATTTCCCGCCAGTGTTACATCAGAAATCCCTGTCGATACCGAGTTGCCGCTCACTTCTCCTCCCCCATCCGGCATCACACCTTCACCACTACCCCCTGAGCCTCGACCGATATCCCCGCCCGTGCCTGTTTCCCCCGTTCCTGAGAAAACCACAGGGACAGATGGAACGCTGGTCCTGGAAATTGAAGCCACCCAGCTGACCTGGGTGGTGGTGCAGTCCGACGATCAGGCTCCGCATGAGGCCCTGCTACAACCTGGACAAAAAAGCACCTGGAAGGCAAACACACAATATATGCTCACGTTAGGGAACGCTGCCGGTGTGGTCATCCGTCTTAATGGAGAACCACAAGGTCCATTTGGAAAACCGGGTCAGGTGGTCAGAGACATTCGCTTGAAGCCCTGA